The DNA segment TTTATTGATGCGAGTTTTTGGTTACACCCATTTGGGCCAATAACCAAAAACATTCCGATTATTGTTTTGATCATTTTCGTATATAGTGACACTAACAGGATAGATAAAACCTAAGTAATAGGTTTTTAAGGATTAAGATGAAATGGATTTTTCTTTGTTTAGTTGTAATGGTTTTTCCGGCCAAGGCAATAAAGCAATACACTGAATCTTCGTGCATATTGCTCAAGCAGCAAGTTACCGATTATAAAAGAAGATTAGGTAAAAACTCACCGCTATATGCAAAAACCAAAGCAAGCTTTGATATTCACTGTCAGAGCCCTATTGTTGCCAAACGAAACGGCAAGATTTCATTGGGCAATCATCAAACAAAGCAAAATACAAATCCAGCGCTTACTCAAACTAAACAAGCACCTACGCTGCTCTCTGAAAAATCGATCCAAGTAAAAGCAAATCAATCTGATCCATTGTCTCAATTGGCTTACATGTTTATGCCGATATTTTTATTGTTATTTTTCGGCTTAATGGCGCTTTATTACTTCAAGAAAAAGTTACCAGAAATTAAAGGCTGGATTGGAGAAAACCATGTCAGAAAAGGGTTAAAGAAGTATTTAGACGAAACCAAATACACCATCATTAATGATGTAACACTGCCATTAGAAGATGGTGGCACAACACAAATTGACCATATCGTTGTTTCAACTTTTGGTGTTTTTGTTATTGAGACAAAAAACATGAGTGGCTGGATATTTGGTAATGAACGTCAAGCTAAATGGACGCAGACTATTCATCGCTCAAAGTATCCTTTTCAAAACCCATTAAGACAGAACTATAAGCACACTAAAACCTTAGCTCATTTGCTTGATATGCCACATGAGAAATTTCATTCTGTCGTGGTGTTTACGCCAAATGCAGAACTAAAAACTAAGATGCCTAACAATGTTGGTTATTTGAAAGAAATGTTGGTTTATATCAAATCATTTGATCAAGAAGCACTTGATAATAAAAACAAATTAGAAATATTAGACCTTGTGAAAAGCATAAAATTAGACCAAGGTAGAAAAACAAATAAAGAGCATGTGAAGTATTTAAAAGAAGAACACAAAGGTAATGCTGCTATCTAACAGCTTTCCTTTATTAAATTTAGGTTTTAATAAGTAAATTCAAAATTTAATTTGCGTTCTATATATCGTAAACACCTAACTTGATAACTGAGAACTTTCTCATTAATTCATTCTTGGGTGGTGATGAAATAAAAATTTCCAGCCTGATTTTCATAGACTTATCCCAACTATATTTTAATAGGGCAGCCCAACTAAGGACATTATGCGTTATATCGATAGAACTTTAGCCCAAGGAGGAAATGAACTCCACCAATCTCAAATACAGATTTTAGATGAACCAATACTTATTTTAGCAGAACCAGGGGCTGGAAAAACTGCACTGTTAAAGTCATTGGCAAATTTAACAAGTGAGCAATGTCTGTCGGCTAGAACATTCCAACATATGCAACATATCGCTAGTGACTTCCTATTTATAGATGGCCTTGACGAGGTTGCAAAGCAGGGGGCCAGTAGCGTAGAAGCTATTATTGTTAAATCGTTAGAGCTTTCCCCAAAAAGTCTAGTAATTTCTTGCAGGGCTGGAGAATGGGACGATAGTTATAATACGTTGTTTGAAGATTTCGGTAGAAAGCTTAAGACATATCATCTAAAACCATTTAACAAGGATGAACAGCAGGAACTATTCATTCAAAAATTTCCTAAAGAGAGTTTCACTGATTTTTATACAAAACTCTCAGAGTTTGAATTGGATTCATTATTGGGTAATCCACTGTTTATTTATGTATTCGGTTTAGCTTATTCGAGTGATAATAATCTAAAAGTTGGTAAGTATGAGTTATTTAACAAAGCTACAGAGGTTCTATTAAAAGAAAATACGTCTAGCAAACATAGTCATCAAGAACGGCCAACTGTTGATACTCTATCAGTCAGAGCAGGAGAAGTTTGCAGCACAATCCTGTTATCTGGAGCCTCTGGAATAACAAGTCGAGAATCTAAATCAAGTGAACAATACCCATATTTATTCTCAATCACACAAGAAAATTCTTGTGCAAAGTGGTTACTAGATTGCCAGTTAATATTACCAATTGTAGACATTGAACTATTTGAACCAATTCACAGGGTTATCACTGAATTTATAGCCGCAAAATATTTAGTATCAAAATTGGAAGACCCTAATGATGAGCTTTCATTAGGGCGATTATCATCATTAATTGCCCCAAATTCGTATGTAAGGGATGATCTTCGAGGCTTGCTAGGCTGGATAATTACGCTTTCGAACTCCACGAATCAGATAGAGTTTGGAAATTTAGATCCTGTATCGGTGTTCGCTTATGGAGATGCTTCCAAACTAAAATCAGATGCTAAATTGGCACTGTTAAATCATTTGCTCGATGCATCTGAAAAAGACCCATTCTTTCTTCGTGAGGATAGGTGGCGTCAGTTTTCAATCAAGGAATTCGTATGCCATGAAACTGAACAAGAAATTTTAAAGTATCTATCTGCCCCTGATATCAACTTGGATTTATTGTCGTTAATCTTAGACATACTCGTAAATACAAGCTCAATAGAATCATTCATATTGCCATTGACTAATATAATTAAGTCTAATAAATACCAATTGCATTTTAGAAAAACTGCTCTGAGAATATTAGTTAAAAAGGACTGGAGGAAATATATCGATTTATTTGATTGGTTCATAAAAAGTGAAGCCGATATAGATAAGCTAGAGCTTGCTTGTTGCTTTGTCGAATGTACTGATTCTAAGTTTGTAGAACATGAAAAAATCGCTCTTTTATGTAATAAGTTAGCTCCTATACATAAAAGAAAA comes from the Thalassotalea nanhaiensis genome and includes:
- a CDS encoding nuclease-related domain-containing protein, yielding MKWIFLCLVVMVFPAKAIKQYTESSCILLKQQVTDYKRRLGKNSPLYAKTKASFDIHCQSPIVAKRNGKISLGNHQTKQNTNPALTQTKQAPTLLSEKSIQVKANQSDPLSQLAYMFMPIFLLLFFGLMALYYFKKKLPEIKGWIGENHVRKGLKKYLDETKYTIINDVTLPLEDGGTTQIDHIVVSTFGVFVIETKNMSGWIFGNERQAKWTQTIHRSKYPFQNPLRQNYKHTKTLAHLLDMPHEKFHSVVVFTPNAELKTKMPNNVGYLKEMLVYIKSFDQEALDNKNKLEILDLVKSIKLDQGRKTNKEHVKYLKEEHKGNAAI